One Victivallis lenta DNA segment encodes these proteins:
- a CDS encoding class I SAM-dependent methyltransferase, whose translation MGETRNAGSFRDPSGTVFVAADGSILRSVNPVYRENYERFCSSGLRERLCRDGLLVPFREADELVEPGSFKTLKAEKIEFVSYPYEWSFGQLKDAALLTLEIQRIALEHNMMLKDASAYNVQFRRGRPVFIDLLSFETADDRPWSAYGQFCSHFLAPLALMAKRDAGFNAVMAEYLDGIPLELASKLLPWKSRFSPGLLFHIHLHAKMQRRHQDGRAAAEKTKRVRVSVGSKIAFAESLRSLVRSLKLPESKTEWGDYYSDTNYGDAAFAAKKELVAQTAEELRPRRVLDLGANTGVFSRLASRDGNLVVAADIDPVAVDRHYRFLKRGKIADVLPLRIDLANPSPAIGWDNRERDSFFSRCDFDLVMALALVHHLAITHNVPLPMIAGTLAGLGRTLLIEFVPKEDSQVRRLLSTREDIFPNYHADGFLAAFEPYFELRRRTLIPGTKRELFVFRKRGTDGAL comes from the coding sequence ATGGGCGAAACGAGGAATGCCGGATCGTTCCGCGATCCGTCCGGAACCGTGTTCGTTGCGGCGGACGGGTCGATCCTCCGCAGCGTGAACCCGGTTTACCGGGAGAATTATGAACGCTTCTGCTCCTCCGGGCTCCGGGAGCGGCTCTGCCGCGACGGGCTGCTGGTTCCGTTCAGGGAGGCCGATGAGCTTGTCGAACCCGGTTCGTTCAAAACGCTGAAGGCGGAGAAGATCGAATTCGTCTCCTATCCGTACGAGTGGTCGTTCGGGCAGTTGAAGGACGCCGCGCTTCTGACGCTTGAGATTCAGAGGATCGCGCTCGAACATAATATGATGCTGAAGGATGCGTCCGCCTACAACGTTCAGTTCCGCCGCGGCCGTCCGGTCTTCATCGATTTGCTGTCGTTCGAAACGGCGGACGACCGGCCGTGGAGCGCCTACGGACAGTTCTGTTCGCACTTCCTTGCTCCGCTGGCGCTGATGGCGAAGCGGGATGCCGGATTCAATGCGGTCATGGCGGAGTATCTCGACGGGATTCCGCTCGAGCTGGCTTCGAAGCTGCTGCCGTGGAAAAGCCGTTTTTCGCCGGGGCTTTTGTTCCATATCCATCTGCATGCGAAGATGCAGCGCCGCCACCAGGACGGCCGCGCCGCGGCGGAGAAGACGAAGCGCGTCCGGGTGTCCGTCGGCAGCAAGATCGCCTTTGCGGAGAGCCTCCGCTCGCTGGTCCGGAGTCTGAAACTGCCGGAGAGCAAAACCGAGTGGGGCGACTATTACAGCGACACGAATTACGGCGACGCCGCGTTTGCGGCCAAGAAGGAGCTTGTGGCGCAGACGGCGGAGGAGCTCCGTCCCCGGCGGGTGCTGGACCTCGGCGCGAACACCGGCGTCTTCAGCCGTCTCGCGTCGCGGGACGGGAATCTTGTGGTCGCCGCCGACATCGACCCGGTCGCGGTGGATCGTCACTACCGGTTTTTGAAGCGCGGGAAGATTGCGGACGTGCTGCCGCTGCGGATCGACCTTGCGAATCCGTCTCCGGCGATCGGCTGGGACAACCGCGAACGCGACAGCTTTTTCTCCCGCTGCGATTTCGATCTGGTCATGGCGCTGGCGCTCGTTCACCATCTGGCGATCACCCACAACGTTCCGCTGCCGATGATCGCCGGGACGCTGGCCGGGCTCGGCCGCACGCTGCTGATCGAGTTCGTGCCGAAAGAGGATTCACAGGTCCGGCGGCTGCTTTCGACCCGCGAGGACATCTTTCCGAACTACCATGCGGACGGGTTTCTCGCGGCGTTCGAACCGTATTTCGAGCTGCGCCGCCGGACGCTGATTCCGGGGACGAAGCGGGAGCTCTTCGTATTCCGGAAACGGGGGACGGATGGGGCTCTTTGA
- a CDS encoding CTP synthase — translation MTKHIFITGGVVSSLGKGITGAALAMLLAKRGYRIAMQKLDPYLNVDPGTMSPYQHGEVFVTDDGAETDLDLGHYERIAGVRCSKASNFTSGKIYSNVIARERSGGYLGGTVQVIPHITDEIRRAMQSLHRPQVDIAITEIGGTAGDIESLPFLEAARQFKLAARRDDVIFLHLTLVPYIRAAKELKTKPSQHSVSTLRSIGIAPDILVCRTEIPMEPDHFKKLSMFCNVPEDSVIEELDVRNSIYEVPLELARQELDLKVLELLRLEPGELDLAEYRSWLDGVLHPEDECTVAVVGKYIKHQDAYKSIYEALHHAGIRNRAKVKFLLVEAEELETGSADELLKEADAVLVPGGFGERGVRGKIKAVEYARTRNVPFLGICLGMQCAVIEFARNVLGWKDANSTEFDEMTLHPVIDLMEEQRSITDKGGTMRLGAYPCVLVPKSRSAKLYSASEISERHRHRYEFNPKFKSELEAAGLTVAGTSPNGMLAEIVELAGSHPYFIGCQFHPEFKSRPQQPHPLFDGLVAAALQRKRGN, via the coding sequence ATGACCAAACACATCTTCATCACCGGCGGGGTGGTTTCGAGCCTCGGGAAAGGAATCACGGGGGCCGCGCTCGCGATGCTGCTGGCCAAACGCGGCTACCGCATCGCCATGCAGAAGCTCGACCCCTACCTGAACGTCGACCCCGGCACCATGAGCCCGTACCAGCACGGCGAAGTCTTCGTGACCGACGACGGCGCCGAGACCGACCTCGACCTCGGCCACTACGAGCGCATCGCGGGCGTCCGCTGCTCGAAGGCCAGCAATTTCACGAGCGGGAAGATTTACAGCAACGTGATCGCCCGCGAACGCTCCGGCGGCTACCTCGGCGGCACGGTGCAGGTCATCCCGCACATCACCGACGAAATCAGGCGGGCGATGCAGTCGCTGCACCGTCCGCAGGTCGATATCGCGATCACCGAAATCGGCGGCACGGCGGGCGATATCGAGAGCCTGCCGTTCCTCGAAGCGGCGCGGCAGTTCAAACTCGCGGCCCGCCGGGACGACGTGATCTTCCTGCATCTGACGCTCGTGCCGTACATCCGGGCCGCGAAAGAGCTTAAAACCAAGCCGTCGCAGCACTCGGTCTCGACGCTGCGCAGCATCGGCATCGCGCCGGACATCCTGGTCTGCCGGACCGAAATTCCGATGGAGCCGGACCACTTCAAAAAACTCTCGATGTTCTGCAATGTCCCGGAGGATTCCGTGATTGAAGAGCTCGATGTTCGCAATTCGATCTACGAGGTTCCGCTCGAACTCGCCCGGCAGGAGCTCGATCTGAAGGTGCTCGAGCTGCTCCGGCTCGAGCCCGGCGAACTCGATCTGGCCGAATACCGCAGCTGGCTCGACGGCGTGCTGCACCCGGAGGACGAATGCACCGTCGCCGTGGTCGGCAAGTACATCAAGCATCAGGACGCCTACAAGAGCATCTACGAGGCGCTGCATCACGCCGGGATCAGGAACCGCGCGAAGGTGAAATTCCTGCTCGTCGAAGCCGAGGAACTCGAAACCGGCAGTGCGGACGAACTCCTGAAGGAAGCCGACGCCGTGCTCGTGCCGGGCGGCTTCGGCGAACGCGGCGTGCGCGGCAAGATCAAGGCGGTAGAATACGCCCGGACGCGCAACGTCCCGTTCCTCGGCATCTGCCTCGGCATGCAGTGCGCAGTCATCGAATTCGCGCGGAACGTGCTCGGCTGGAAGGACGCGAACAGCACCGAATTCGACGAAATGACCCTCCATCCGGTCATCGACCTGATGGAAGAACAGCGCAGCATCACCGACAAGGGCGGCACGATGCGGCTCGGCGCATATCCGTGCGTGCTTGTTCCGAAAAGCAGGAGCGCGAAGCTCTACAGCGCCTCCGAAATCAGCGAACGCCACCGCCACCGTTACGAGTTCAACCCGAAATTCAAATCCGAGCTCGAAGCGGCGGGACTGACCGTCGCCGGTACAAGCCCGAACGGGATGCTCGCCGAAATCGTGGAACTCGCCGGCAGTCATCCGTACTTTATCGGCTGCCAGTTCCACCCCGAATTCAAATCCCGGCCCCAGCAGCCCCACCCGCTCTTCGACGGGCTGGTCGCGGCGGCGCTGCAGAGAAAGAGAGGAAACTGA
- the carB gene encoding carbamoyl-phosphate synthase large subunit, which produces MPRRNDIRKIMLIGSGPIVIGQGCEFDYSGVQACKALKRENFEVVLVNSNPATIMTDPEFADRTYIEPLTADILHEIIWRERPDALLPTLGGQTALNLAMELDKRGILERYQVELIGATAEAISRAEDRQLFKESMLGIGLDLPRSGSAHSMAEAQAVASTIGSWPLIIRPGFTLGGTGGGIAHDAKEFEEIVTRGLDASLNSEVLIEESLLGWKEFEMEVMRDKAGNAVIVCSIENLDPMGVHTGDSITVAPIQTLTDREYQEMRDDSLAVMAAIGVETGGSNVQWAVNPETGRRIIIEMNPRVSRSSALASKATGFPIAKIAALLAVGYTLDELRNDITGSTPSCFEPSLDYIVTKIPRFTFEKFPMADSTLGTQMKSVGEAMAIGRNLKQSLQKALRSLETGRAGFGADGKDGRYESMDDETMRAELIRPNAERIFVLRAALKRGWSEETLHELTKIDHYFLRHLAELAAFEEEIRSAGTLAELERDQPLFRQAKEFGYSDRQIAYLLGATESGVRAARRRTGLEPVYGTVDTCAGEFEAITPYYYSTWSDGGEPVRSHGGKKTIMVLGGGPNRIGQGIEFDYCCCHAAFALRKAGYEVVMVNSNPETVSTDYDTSDKLYFEPLTLEDVMHIYERESCSGVIVQFGGQTPLNLAQQLKAAGANVIGTAPDDIDAAEDRDFFKQLAARIGIRQPESGIAHSVEEAVEIAEKIGYPLLVRPSFVLGGRGMVIVYKEKYLRKFVEEAAAVAEGKPILIDRFLEDATELDVDCISDGKTTVIGAILEHVEPAGIHSGDSASVIPPMTLPEAQQEKVRDYARAFARELRVCGLMNMQLAVKDDEIYIIEVNPRASRTVPFVSKATGVPLAGLAARCMAGESLEAMGFTKEVHIPYTAVKEAVFPFVKFPGVDIVLSPEMKSTGEVMSLDRERGLAYLKSQLAAGNRLPASGNVFISLRDEDKPKAVRLAEKLVKLGYNLYATLGTSTLLYNAGIKTRAVFRISRGRPNLLDLIREKEIQWIINSTESGAEAMVDEIRMRSQSVVSGIPITTTIAGLTAAIEGLTDKADFGRFEVCSLQEYHRHIR; this is translated from the coding sequence ATGCCCAGACGCAACGACATCAGAAAAATCATGCTGATCGGCTCCGGCCCGATCGTGATCGGCCAGGGGTGCGAGTTCGACTATTCCGGCGTGCAGGCCTGCAAGGCGCTGAAGCGCGAAAACTTCGAAGTCGTGCTCGTGAACAGCAATCCGGCCACGATCATGACCGACCCGGAATTCGCGGACCGAACCTACATCGAACCGCTGACCGCCGACATCCTGCACGAAATCATCTGGCGCGAACGCCCCGACGCACTGCTGCCGACCCTCGGCGGACAGACCGCGCTGAACCTCGCCATGGAGCTCGACAAGCGCGGCATCCTCGAACGTTACCAGGTCGAACTCATCGGTGCGACCGCCGAAGCGATCAGCCGCGCCGAGGACCGCCAGCTCTTCAAGGAGAGCATGCTCGGCATCGGGCTCGACCTGCCGCGCTCCGGTTCGGCTCACTCGATGGCCGAAGCGCAGGCGGTCGCATCGACCATCGGCAGCTGGCCGCTCATCATCCGCCCCGGCTTCACGCTCGGCGGAACGGGCGGCGGCATCGCGCACGATGCGAAGGAGTTCGAGGAGATCGTCACGCGCGGACTCGACGCCAGCCTGAACTCCGAAGTCCTGATCGAAGAGTCGCTGCTCGGCTGGAAGGAGTTCGAGATGGAGGTCATGCGCGACAAGGCCGGCAATGCGGTCATCGTCTGTTCGATCGAAAATCTCGATCCGATGGGCGTCCACACCGGCGACTCGATCACCGTCGCGCCGATCCAGACGCTGACCGACCGCGAATACCAGGAAATGCGCGACGACTCGCTCGCTGTCATGGCCGCCATCGGCGTCGAGACCGGCGGCTCGAACGTGCAATGGGCCGTGAACCCCGAAACCGGACGGCGCATCATCATCGAAATGAATCCGCGCGTATCGCGGTCGAGCGCGCTCGCCTCGAAGGCGACCGGCTTTCCGATCGCAAAGATCGCGGCGCTGCTCGCGGTCGGCTACACGCTCGACGAACTCCGCAACGACATCACCGGCAGCACGCCGAGCTGCTTCGAACCGTCGCTCGACTACATCGTGACCAAAATCCCGCGCTTCACCTTCGAGAAATTCCCGATGGCCGATTCGACCCTCGGCACTCAGATGAAGTCGGTCGGCGAAGCGATGGCGATCGGCCGGAATCTGAAGCAGTCGCTCCAGAAGGCGCTGCGTTCGCTCGAAACCGGGAGGGCCGGCTTCGGCGCCGACGGAAAAGACGGCAGATACGAGTCGATGGACGACGAAACCATGCGCGCCGAACTCATCCGCCCGAACGCCGAACGCATCTTCGTTCTCCGCGCCGCCCTGAAGCGCGGCTGGAGCGAAGAGACGCTCCATGAGCTCACGAAAATCGACCACTATTTCCTGCGGCACCTCGCAGAGCTCGCGGCTTTCGAGGAGGAGATCCGCTCCGCCGGAACGCTCGCGGAGCTCGAAAGAGACCAGCCGCTCTTCCGGCAGGCCAAGGAGTTCGGTTACAGCGACCGCCAGATCGCGTACCTGCTCGGCGCGACGGAGTCCGGAGTGCGCGCCGCGCGCCGCCGCACCGGGCTCGAACCGGTCTACGGCACGGTCGACACCTGCGCGGGGGAGTTCGAAGCGATCACCCCGTACTACTACTCCACCTGGAGCGACGGCGGGGAACCGGTCCGCAGCCACGGCGGAAAGAAAACCATCATGGTGCTCGGCGGCGGTCCGAACCGGATCGGCCAGGGCATCGAATTCGACTACTGCTGCTGCCACGCCGCCTTCGCGCTGCGCAAGGCCGGATACGAGGTGGTCATGGTCAACAGCAACCCCGAGACCGTCTCGACCGACTACGATACGAGCGACAAGCTCTACTTCGAACCGCTGACGCTCGAAGACGTCATGCACATCTACGAGCGCGAAAGCTGCTCCGGCGTGATCGTCCAGTTCGGCGGCCAGACGCCGCTGAACCTCGCGCAGCAGCTGAAGGCGGCCGGAGCGAACGTGATCGGCACCGCCCCGGACGACATCGACGCAGCCGAAGACCGCGACTTCTTCAAGCAGCTCGCCGCCCGGATCGGCATCCGCCAGCCCGAAAGCGGCATCGCGCACAGCGTCGAAGAGGCGGTCGAGATCGCGGAGAAAATCGGCTATCCGCTCCTCGTGCGTCCGTCGTTCGTGCTCGGCGGCCGCGGCATGGTCATCGTCTACAAGGAGAAGTACCTGCGCAAGTTCGTCGAAGAGGCCGCCGCCGTCGCGGAGGGAAAACCGATCCTGATCGACCGCTTCCTCGAAGACGCGACAGAGCTCGATGTTGACTGCATCTCGGACGGCAAGACCACCGTGATCGGCGCGATCCTCGAACACGTCGAACCGGCCGGAATCCACTCCGGCGACTCCGCCAGCGTGATCCCGCCGATGACGCTCCCGGAAGCGCAGCAGGAGAAAGTCCGCGACTACGCCCGCGCCTTCGCCCGCGAGCTCCGCGTCTGCGGGCTCATGAACATGCAGCTCGCCGTGAAGGACGATGAAATCTACATCATCGAAGTCAATCCGCGCGCTTCGCGGACCGTTCCGTTCGTCAGCAAAGCGACCGGCGTGCCGCTGGCCGGGCTCGCGGCGCGCTGCATGGCGGGCGAGTCGCTCGAGGCGATGGGATTCACGAAGGAGGTGCATATTCCGTATACCGCGGTCAAGGAGGCGGTTTTCCCGTTCGTAAAATTTCCCGGCGTCGACATCGTGCTGTCGCCCGAGATGAAATCGACCGGGGAAGTCATGAGCCTCGACCGCGAGCGCGGGCTCGCCTACCTGAAGAGCCAGCTCGCCGCCGGCAACCGGCTCCCCGCCTCCGGCAACGTCTTCATCTCGCTGCGCGACGAGGACAAGCCGAAGGCGGTCAGGCTTGCCGAAAAGCTCGTGAAACTCGGCTACAACCTCTACGCCACGCTCGGAACTTCGACGCTGCTCTACAATGCCGGAATCAAGACGCGGGCGGTGTTCCGCATCTCGCGCGGCCGTCCGAACCTGCTCGACCTGATCAGGGAAAAGGAGATCCAGTGGATCATAAACTCGACCGAATCGGGCGCGGAAGCGATGGTCGACGAGATCCGGATGCGCTCCCAGTCGGTCGTCTCCGGAATCCCGATCACCACCACGATCGCCGGGCTGACCGCCGCGATTGAAGGGCTGACGGACAAAGCCGATTTCGGCCGCTTCGAGGTGTGCAGCCTTCAGGAGTATCACCGCCACATCCGCTGA
- the carA gene encoding glutamine-hydrolyzing carbamoyl-phosphate synthase small subunit → MYNWKKRRERAAFLALANGAVFRGWSFGAPVDTAGEAVFNTGMSGYQEILTDPSYAGQFVTLTAPEIGNYGCNPQDVESRGLFLNGLVIHELNEPSNCRSEESLSGYLKRNGKPGIAGIDTRSLTVMLRDEGSQKAYLHTADEPLSEAEAVDRARAWAGLDGQDYAAKVTAGKPYEWNREGDFHVAAFDFGIKYNILRGMAENGMRVTVLPAAATAADALALKPDGVFLSNGPADPAALRYAIDAIRTLAGKVPLFGICLGHQLFGLASGAECGRLKFGHHGCNHPVRNLLTGRVEITSQNHNFALKAETLPAALEVTHINLNDNTIEGIRHKTEPAASVQFHPEAAPGPHDAGCLFRQFRQLMER, encoded by the coding sequence ATGTATAATTGGAAAAAGCGGCGGGAGCGCGCCGCCTTCCTCGCGCTCGCCAACGGCGCGGTCTTCCGCGGCTGGAGCTTCGGCGCCCCCGTCGACACAGCCGGAGAAGCGGTGTTCAACACCGGCATGAGCGGTTATCAGGAGATCCTGACCGACCCCTCCTACGCCGGGCAGTTCGTCACGCTGACCGCCCCCGAAATCGGAAATTACGGCTGTAATCCGCAGGATGTCGAATCCCGCGGATTGTTTCTGAACGGCCTCGTGATCCACGAGCTCAACGAGCCGTCGAACTGCCGCTCGGAGGAGTCGCTCTCCGGATACCTGAAACGGAACGGCAAGCCCGGCATCGCCGGAATCGACACCCGGAGCCTGACCGTCATGCTGCGCGACGAAGGCAGCCAGAAGGCGTATCTGCATACCGCGGACGAGCCGCTTTCGGAGGCCGAGGCGGTGGACCGCGCCCGCGCCTGGGCAGGACTCGACGGGCAGGATTACGCCGCGAAGGTCACGGCCGGGAAACCGTATGAGTGGAACCGCGAAGGAGATTTCCACGTCGCCGCCTTCGATTTCGGCATCAAATACAACATCCTGCGCGGCATGGCGGAGAACGGCATGCGCGTGACCGTGCTGCCGGCCGCCGCAACCGCGGCCGATGCGCTCGCCCTGAAGCCGGACGGTGTTTTCCTCTCGAACGGCCCGGCCGACCCCGCGGCGCTCCGTTACGCGATCGATGCAATCCGCACTCTCGCGGGCAAGGTCCCGCTCTTCGGCATCTGCCTCGGGCACCAGCTCTTCGGCCTCGCCTCCGGCGCGGAGTGCGGGCGGTTGAAATTCGGCCACCACGGCTGCAACCACCCGGTCCGGAACCTGCTGACCGGCAGGGTCGAAATCACCTCGCAGAACCATAACTTCGCGCTGAAGGCGGAGACGCTGCCCGCCGCGCTTGAAGTCACCCATATCAATTTGAACGACAACACAATCGAGGGAATCCGCCACAAGACGGAGCCCGCCGCGTCCGTCCAGTTCCATCCGGAAGCCGCGCCGGGGCCGCACGACGCGGGCTGTCTCTTCCGGCAATTCCGGCAACTCATGGAGCGCTGA
- a CDS encoding alpha-mannosidase: MNEKEFQIYRERAEGFLERLKNEFFYETVDLQAEVFHSVDPVPWAKRLEGSYVPAAEGDCWGGLWESAWFHITGKVPEAWAGEPVWFKLELGGEILIFDDGGVPFCGLTNTSVFAANYRKNLLEFTPKARGGETVDFYAEVGGNGLLGDEITPGTDWRCEVGDIRHLKMGRFNVEAWNLANDFEVLLSLLRTLPEKSYRAVQLNMALNEAVSAYADDPANAAAARSCVAPQLAMRATDSALSTAAVGHAHIDTGWLWPVRETIRKCARTFSSQLYNLERYPDYVFGASQPQLYAFVKEHYPELYAKIREAVKSGRWELQGGMWVEADCNIISGESMVRQFLAGKNFYMDEFGMDVRNLWLPDVFGYSAAMPQIIRKAGCDWFLTQKISWSQFNKFPYHTFHWRGIDGTEVLTHFPPEDNYNSALKPEQLNYAVNNFNENYFLPEFITLFGVGDGGGGPRPEHIEHGLRTADLEGCPRVRFDRADAFFARLAEHAGELPEWAGELYLELHRGTLTTQARTKRNNRKCEQMLAQTEFICSVLPAADYPAETLDRLWKVLLINQFHDIIPGSSIRKVYEVTEAEHAMILAECENLVRSAAAKLTAPDGDALTVVNTLSYDYTGAVALPEEWASHRITDGAGRELLTQAGENGVWVLGEFPPQSVTTLYRGEAVEAFPPEADDSLVLENDLVRYEFDADARLVAAFDKTIGRDVVAGAAANLLALYVDQPNKWDAWDVDFTYVDTPPAYAKGVKAFRSESGPVRQALTFELTVGRSAIRQQVVLTENSKRLDFNTEVDWKERHRMLRVAFPTTVRAEEAYCDIQYGFVRRTTARNTSWDFARFEVAAHRYVDISDACGGAALLNDSKYGYRLDAGTLDLNLLRSPTYPDSEADQGTHFFTYSFLPHAGGLCGSEVMQEAACLNRAPAVLPGKGTFALPCRVAGGEGVSLEVVKKAEKSDALVIRVVETDGRRSTAVLDFARGTKLVETNLLEWTEEGELPIVDGSVELTLRPFEIRTFLVR, encoded by the coding sequence ATGAACGAGAAAGAGTTTCAGATTTATCGTGAGCGCGCGGAAGGGTTTCTGGAGCGGCTCAAAAATGAGTTTTTCTATGAAACCGTCGATCTCCAGGCCGAGGTGTTCCATTCGGTCGATCCGGTGCCGTGGGCGAAGCGGCTGGAGGGGAGCTATGTCCCGGCCGCCGAGGGCGACTGCTGGGGCGGTCTCTGGGAGAGCGCCTGGTTCCACATCACCGGGAAGGTTCCGGAGGCGTGGGCCGGCGAACCGGTCTGGTTCAAGCTCGAGCTCGGCGGCGAGATTCTGATTTTCGACGACGGCGGCGTTCCGTTCTGCGGACTGACGAATACGAGCGTCTTTGCCGCGAACTACCGCAAGAACCTGCTGGAATTCACGCCGAAGGCGCGGGGCGGCGAAACGGTCGATTTCTACGCGGAGGTGGGCGGCAACGGCCTGCTCGGCGACGAGATCACGCCCGGAACCGACTGGCGCTGCGAGGTCGGCGACATCCGCCACCTGAAGATGGGCCGCTTCAACGTCGAGGCGTGGAATCTTGCAAACGACTTCGAAGTGCTGCTTTCTCTGCTGCGCACGCTGCCGGAGAAGAGTTATCGCGCCGTACAGCTGAACATGGCGCTCAACGAGGCGGTTTCGGCTTATGCCGATGATCCGGCCAACGCGGCCGCCGCCCGGAGCTGCGTCGCTCCGCAGCTTGCGATGCGGGCGACCGATTCGGCGCTCTCGACCGCGGCGGTCGGCCACGCCCATATCGATACGGGCTGGCTCTGGCCGGTGCGCGAAACGATCCGCAAATGTGCGCGCACCTTCTCGAGCCAGCTTTACAACCTCGAGCGCTACCCGGACTATGTGTTCGGCGCGTCGCAGCCGCAGCTTTACGCGTTTGTGAAGGAGCATTATCCGGAGCTCTACGCGAAGATCAGAGAGGCGGTCAAGTCCGGCCGCTGGGAGCTGCAGGGCGGCATGTGGGTCGAAGCCGACTGCAACATCATCTCCGGCGAGTCGATGGTGCGCCAGTTCCTGGCCGGCAAGAACTTCTATATGGACGAGTTCGGCATGGACGTGCGCAACCTCTGGCTGCCGGACGTGTTCGGCTATTCGGCCGCCATGCCGCAGATCATCCGCAAGGCCGGGTGCGACTGGTTCCTGACCCAGAAAATTTCGTGGAGCCAGTTCAACAAGTTCCCGTACCATACCTTCCACTGGCGCGGCATCGACGGAACCGAGGTGCTGACCCATTTCCCGCCCGAGGACAATTACAATTCGGCATTGAAGCCGGAGCAGTTGAACTATGCCGTGAACAACTTCAACGAGAACTATTTCCTGCCGGAATTCATCACTCTGTTCGGCGTCGGGGACGGCGGCGGCGGCCCGCGCCCGGAGCATATCGAGCACGGTTTGCGCACGGCGGACCTCGAAGGGTGTCCGCGGGTCCGCTTCGACCGGGCCGATGCGTTTTTCGCCCGGCTGGCCGAACATGCCGGCGAGCTGCCGGAGTGGGCGGGCGAGCTCTATCTGGAGCTTCATCGCGGCACGTTGACGACGCAGGCGCGAACCAAGCGCAACAACCGCAAATGCGAGCAGATGCTCGCGCAGACCGAGTTCATCTGTTCGGTGCTGCCGGCGGCCGATTATCCGGCCGAAACGCTTGACCGGCTTTGGAAGGTGCTTCTGATCAATCAGTTCCATGACATCATTCCGGGCTCCTCGATCCGGAAGGTTTATGAGGTGACCGAGGCCGAGCACGCCATGATTCTCGCGGAGTGCGAAAACCTGGTCCGTTCCGCGGCCGCGAAGCTGACCGCGCCGGACGGCGATGCGCTGACCGTGGTCAACACGCTTTCGTACGACTACACCGGGGCTGTCGCGCTGCCGGAGGAGTGGGCCTCGCACCGCATCACCGACGGCGCCGGGCGCGAGCTGCTGACCCAGGCCGGAGAGAACGGAGTCTGGGTGCTCGGTGAATTTCCGCCGCAGAGCGTGACGACGCTGTACCGCGGCGAAGCGGTCGAGGCGTTCCCCCCGGAGGCAGACGATTCGCTTGTGCTGGAGAACGACCTCGTCCGTTATGAGTTCGACGCCGATGCGCGGCTCGTCGCCGCTTTCGACAAGACGATCGGGCGCGACGTCGTGGCCGGCGCGGCTGCGAATCTGCTCGCGCTCTACGTCGACCAGCCGAACAAGTGGGATGCGTGGGACGTCGATTTCACGTACGTCGATACGCCGCCCGCTTATGCGAAAGGGGTGAAGGCGTTCAGAAGCGAATCCGGCCCGGTCCGGCAGGCGCTGACCTTCGAGCTGACGGTCGGCCGGTCGGCGATCCGGCAGCAGGTCGTGCTCACCGAGAACTCGAAGCGGCTCGACTTCAACACCGAGGTTGACTGGAAGGAGCGGCACCGGATGCTGCGGGTCGCCTTTCCGACCACGGTGCGGGCGGAGGAGGCTTATTGCGACATCCAGTACGGCTTCGTCCGGCGGACGACCGCGCGCAACACGTCGTGGGACTTCGCGCGGTTCGAGGTCGCGGCGCACCGTTACGTCGATATCTCCGACGCATGCGGCGGCGCAGCGCTGCTGAACGATTCTAAATACGGCTACCGGCTTGACGCCGGGACACTCGACCTGAATCTGCTGCGTTCGCCGACCTATCCGGATTCCGAGGCGGATCAGGGGACGCACTTCTTCACTTACAGTTTCCTGCCGCACGCGGGCGGCCTCTGCGGCTCCGAGGTCATGCAGGAGGCTGCCTGCCTGAACCGTGCTCCGGCCGTGCTGCCGGGGAAGGGGACCTTCGCGCTGCCGTGCCGCGTGGCCGGGGGCGAGGGGGTCTCTCTCGAGGTGGTCAAGAAGGCGGAGAAGTCCGATGCTTTGGTCATCCGCGTGGTCGAAACCGACGGGCGGCGCTCGACGGCTGTGCTCGACTTCGCGCGGGGAACGAAACTGGTCGAGACGAATCTGCTCGAATGGACCGAGGAGGGAGAGCTCCCGATCGTCGACGGCTCGGTCGAGCTGACGCTGCGCCCGTTTGAAATCCGGACGTTCCTGGTGCGGTGA